Proteins co-encoded in one Osmerus mordax isolate fOsmMor3 chromosome 11, fOsmMor3.pri, whole genome shotgun sequence genomic window:
- the LOC136951877 gene encoding transcription cofactor HES-6-like encodes MAPSARPNKNGLCLDEDEYYGVNKGDRKTRKPLVEKKRRARINESLQELRTMLTETDLQSKMENAEVLEMTVKRVEHILKNRTQETESLNREASERFAAGYIQCMHEVHMFVSNCPGIDATVAAELLNHLLECMPLNEEHFQDMFMDLISDTSSNNGSTWPIGEALCAALASPGGRSIGGLSSVLSPAPSSIEDLCSDLDDTDSEHNQSASEPSQNQEAQNIPTITYSKSMWRPW; translated from the exons ATGGCCCCCTCGGCTCGACCCAACAAGAACGGACTCTGCTTGGATGAGGATGAATACTATGGAGTGAATAAAGGAGACAGAAAG ACAAGAAAACCTTtggtggagaagaagaggcGTGCTCGCATCAACGAGAGTTTGCAGGAGCTCCGGACTATGCTTACCGAGACTGAC CTTCAGTCCAAGATGGAGAACGCAGAGGTTCTGGAGATGACAGTGAAGAGAGTGGAACACATTCTAAAAAATCGTACTCAAG AGACGGAATCATTGAACCGAGAAGCCAGTGAGAGATTCGCGGCTGGCTACATCCAATGCATGCACGAGGTCCATATGTTCGTGTCTAACTGTCCCGGGATAGATGCAACGGTCGCAGCAGAGCTCCTCAACCATCTGTTAGAGTGCATGCCCCTTAACGAGGAACACTTTCAGGACATGTTCATGGATTTAATATCGGATACCTCAAGTAACAATGGCAGCACTTGGCCGATTGGGGAGGCGCTATGCGCTGCGCTGGCATCACCCGGAGGCAGGAGTATAGGCGGCCTGTCCTCGGTCCTctctcccgccccctcctccatcgAGGACCTGTGCTCGGACTTGGACGACACCGACAGCGAGCACAACCAGAGTGCCAGTGAGCCTTCGCAGAACCAAGAGGCCCAGAACATACCTACTATCACCTACTCCAAATCCATGTGGAGGCCGTGGTAG
- the her8.2 gene encoding hairy-related 8.2, translating to MTASAMAHTVGKHSSAKEERKLRKPLIERKRRERINNCLDQLKETVVGAFRLDQSKLEKADILEMTVKHLQNIQSNTFCDPTLGLEAQQKYSTGYIQCMHEVHNMLLTCEWMDKTLGSRLLNHLLKSLPRSTEEPTLQANTRHDVPPPRQGLAAPSTPARGDPRPGRLIQREGSLSPSGAQERALFLASSPHLHSPHLGMLEMWRPW from the exons ATGACCGCTTCTGCCATGGCGCATACCGTGGGGAAACATTCAAGTgccaaggaagagagaaag CTGAGAAAGCCACTTATTGAGAGGAAACGACGGGAAAGGATAAATAATTGTTTGGACCAACTTAAAGAAACTGTCGTCGGAGCTTTCAGGCTTGAC CAATCGAAACTTGAAAAGGCTGACATTCTTGAGATGACAGTGAAACATCTGCAGAACATTCAGAGCAACACATTCTGTG ATCCAACTCTAGGCCTGGAGGCCCAACAGAAGTACAGCACAGGCTACATCCAGTGTATGCACGAGGTCCATAACATGCTGCTCACTTGTGAGTGGATGGACAAAACCCTGGGTTCACGTCTGCTCAACCACCTGCTCAAGTCCCTGCCCAGATCCACAGAAGAGCCAACTCTGCAGGCTAACACCCGGCATGATGTCCCTCCACCCAGACAGGGACTTGCTGCCCCAAGCACACCTGCCCGAGGAGACCCACGGCCTGGGAGGCTGATCCAGAGAgaggggtctctctctccctctggggcCCAGGAAAGGGCCCTGTTCCTGGCCAGCAGTCCCCACCTCCACAGCCCTCATCTGGGCATGCTGGAGATGTGGAGACCATGGTGA